In one Bacillus thuringiensis genomic region, the following are encoded:
- a CDS encoding YbaB/EbfC family nucleoid-associated protein codes for MRGGMGNMNNMMKQMQKMQKDMAKAQEELGEKTVEGTAGGGMITVIANGHKQILEVKIKEEVVDPEDIEMLQDLVLAATNDALKKADELSNSTMGKFTKGLNLPGGMF; via the coding sequence ATGCGTGGCGGAATGGGAAATATGAATAACATGATGAAACAAATGCAAAAGATGCAAAAGGACATGGCGAAAGCACAAGAAGAGCTTGGTGAAAAAACAGTTGAAGGTACAGCTGGCGGCGGAATGATTACAGTTATCGCAAATGGTCACAAGCAAATTCTTGAAGTGAAGATTAAAGAAGAAGTTGTAGATCCAGAAGATATCGAAATGTTACAAGACTTAGTGTTAGCTGCAACAAATGATGCGCTTAAAAAGGCTGATGAGCTTTCAAACTCTACAATGGGTAAATTTACAAAAGGCTTAAACTTACCGGGTGGAATGTTCTAG
- the serS gene encoding serine--tRNA ligase, whose amino-acid sequence MLDIKFLRTNFEEVKAKLQHRGEDLTDFGRFEELDTRRRELLVQTEELKSKRNEVSQQISVLKREKKDAEALILEMREVGEKVKDLDNELRTVEEDLERLMLSIPNIPHESAPVGETEDDNVVARTWGEVKEFTYEPKPHWDLATDLGILDFERAGKVTGSRFVFYKGAGARLERALISFMLDLHTDEHGYEEVLPPYMVNRASMTGTGQLPKFEEDAFRIESEDYFLIPTAEVPVTNMHRDEILNKEQLPIRYAAFSSCFRSEAGSAGRDTRGLIRQHQFNKVELVKFVKPEDSYEELEKLTNDAERVLQLLELPYRVMSMCTGDLGFTAAKKYDIEVWIPSYGTYREISSCSNFEAFQARRANIRFRREPNGKPEHVHTLNGSGLAIGRTVAAILENYQQEDGTIIIPEVLRPYMGGKTVIK is encoded by the coding sequence AGCGAAATTACAGCATAGAGGCGAAGATTTAACTGATTTCGGACGTTTTGAAGAACTTGATACGAGAAGAAGAGAACTACTTGTTCAGACAGAAGAATTAAAAAGTAAACGTAACGAAGTATCTCAACAAATTTCTGTATTAAAGCGCGAAAAGAAAGATGCAGAAGCTCTAATTTTAGAAATGCGTGAGGTTGGAGAAAAAGTAAAGGATCTTGATAACGAACTTCGTACAGTTGAAGAAGACTTAGAAAGATTAATGTTATCTATTCCAAATATCCCTCATGAATCTGCTCCAGTTGGTGAAACAGAGGATGATAATGTAGTAGCACGTACTTGGGGAGAAGTGAAAGAATTTACTTATGAGCCAAAACCACATTGGGATCTTGCTACTGATTTAGGAATTTTAGATTTTGAACGCGCTGGGAAAGTAACAGGAAGCCGCTTCGTATTTTACAAAGGTGCTGGTGCAAGATTAGAGCGTGCTTTAATTAGCTTTATGCTTGATCTTCATACTGATGAGCATGGATATGAAGAAGTATTACCTCCATATATGGTAAACCGTGCAAGTATGACGGGAACAGGGCAACTTCCAAAGTTTGAAGAAGATGCATTCCGTATTGAAAGTGAAGATTACTTCTTAATTCCAACAGCTGAAGTACCTGTAACGAATATGCATCGTGATGAGATTTTAAATAAAGAGCAATTGCCTATAAGATATGCTGCATTTAGCTCTTGCTTCCGTTCTGAAGCAGGTTCAGCTGGGCGTGATACACGTGGTTTAATTCGCCAGCATCAGTTCAATAAAGTAGAGCTTGTGAAGTTCGTAAAACCAGAAGATTCTTATGAAGAGTTAGAAAAATTAACAAATGATGCAGAACGCGTGTTACAATTATTAGAGTTGCCATATCGCGTTATGAGCATGTGCACAGGCGATTTAGGATTTACAGCAGCGAAGAAATACGATATTGAAGTATGGATTCCGAGCTATGGCACATATCGTGAAATTTCTTCTTGTAGTAATTTTGAAGCTTTCCAAGCGAGACGTGCAAATATCCGTTTCCGCCGTGAGCCAAATGGAAAACCAGAACATGTTCATACATTAAATGGATCTGGTCTTGCAATTGGACGTACGGTTGCAGCTATTTTAGAGAACTACCAACAAGAAGATGGTACAATTATAATTCCAGAAGTTCTTCGCCCTTATATGGGAGGAAAAACAGTTATTAAGTAA
- a CDS encoding deoxynucleoside kinase, with product MTGVPFITVEGPIGVGKTSLAKEISTHMQLHLLKEIVDENPFLGKFYEDIDEWSFQTEMFFLCNRYKQLEDINIKYLNQRKPVVADYHIFKNLIFASRTLKDSQYDKYMQIYRILTQDMPVPNVIVYLTASLETLQKRIAMRGREFEKNMDPNYLLQLTKDYETAMDAFKKDHPEIPVLKFNGDDMDFVKNPDDLNVILSALQNTLLKESK from the coding sequence GTGACCGGAGTACCATTTATCACGGTTGAAGGACCAATTGGTGTTGGAAAAACTTCACTTGCGAAGGAAATTTCAACTCACATGCAACTCCACTTACTAAAAGAGATTGTTGATGAAAATCCCTTTTTAGGAAAGTTCTATGAAGACATCGACGAATGGAGTTTTCAAACAGAGATGTTCTTTCTTTGTAATAGATACAAACAATTAGAAGACATTAACATAAAGTATTTGAATCAAAGGAAACCAGTAGTAGCGGATTACCATATCTTTAAAAATTTAATTTTTGCATCCCGCACATTAAAAGACTCTCAATATGACAAATACATGCAAATTTATCGTATCCTTACACAAGATATGCCTGTGCCAAATGTCATTGTTTATTTAACAGCTAGCCTAGAAACATTGCAAAAACGAATCGCCATGCGCGGAAGAGAATTTGAAAAAAACATGGATCCAAATTACTTACTACAGCTCACAAAAGATTATGAAACAGCAATGGATGCTTTTAAAAAAGATCATCCAGAAATACCAGTATTGAAATTTAATGGAGACGATATGGATTTTGTAAAAAATCCTGATGATTTAAACGTCATCCTATCTGCCCTTCAAAATACTCTCTTAAAGGAGTCGAAATAA
- the dnaX gene encoding DNA polymerase III subunit gamma/tau, which produces MSYQALYRTWRPQKFEDVVGQKHVTKTLQNALLQEKVSHAYLFSGPRGTGKTTIAKVFAKAINCEHAPVAEPCNECPSCLGITQGSISDVLEIDAASNNGVDEIRDIRDKVKYAPSAVEYKVYIIDEVHMLSMGAFNALLKTLEEPPGHVIFILATTEPHKIPPTIISRCQRFEFRKISVNDIVERLSTVVTNEGTQVEDEALQIVARAAEGGMRDALSLIDQAISYSDEIVTTEDVLAVTGSVSQQYLGNLVECIRENDVSRALQIIDEMMSKGKDPVRFMEDFIYYYRDMLLYQTSPQLEHMLERVIVDDQFRKLSEEMQPEVIYEIIHTLSKGQQEMKWTNHPRIFLEVVMVQLCQQFMMQANGTDRLQAIMNRMQQLEKELEQVKKNGVPAGVQQEVRETRATPKPVRTGSMKIPVGRVNEVLKQAKRQDLEQLKAVWGELLGRLKSYNKVAFAVLLENSEPVAASDDTYVLAFQYEIHCKMASENREAMDTVEQALFELLSKRLNMIAIPKSEWGKIREDFLQREGGESEESPEKKEDPLIEEAVKLVGQELIEIKE; this is translated from the coding sequence GTGTCATACCAAGCGTTATACCGAACATGGAGACCGCAAAAGTTCGAAGATGTAGTCGGTCAAAAGCACGTGACAAAAACGTTGCAAAATGCCCTTCTTCAAGAGAAAGTTTCACATGCTTATTTATTTTCTGGTCCGAGGGGAACAGGAAAAACAACAATTGCAAAAGTATTTGCAAAAGCAATTAACTGTGAACATGCTCCGGTAGCTGAACCTTGTAATGAATGTCCTTCTTGTTTAGGAATTACACAAGGATCCATTTCAGATGTATTAGAAATTGATGCGGCTTCAAATAACGGTGTAGATGAAATTCGAGATATTAGAGATAAAGTAAAATATGCTCCAAGTGCTGTAGAATATAAAGTATACATTATTGATGAAGTTCACATGCTTTCTATGGGTGCATTCAATGCGCTTTTAAAAACCTTAGAAGAGCCGCCAGGACATGTTATCTTTATTTTGGCGACAACAGAACCTCATAAGATCCCACCTACAATCATTTCACGTTGTCAGCGCTTTGAATTCCGAAAAATATCAGTGAATGATATTGTTGAGAGATTATCAACGGTCGTGACAAATGAAGGTACGCAAGTGGAAGATGAAGCATTACAAATTGTTGCACGTGCTGCCGAAGGTGGTATGCGTGACGCGCTTAGTCTTATTGATCAGGCTATATCTTATAGTGATGAGATTGTTACGACAGAAGACGTATTGGCCGTAACAGGATCTGTTTCTCAGCAATACTTAGGGAATTTAGTAGAGTGCATACGTGAAAATGATGTATCAAGAGCATTGCAAATCATAGATGAAATGATGAGTAAAGGGAAGGATCCAGTTCGTTTTATGGAGGATTTCATTTACTATTATCGTGATATGCTTTTATATCAAACTTCACCGCAACTAGAACATATGTTGGAACGAGTAATTGTAGATGATCAATTCCGTAAGTTGAGTGAAGAAATGCAACCGGAAGTGATCTATGAGATTATTCATACCCTTAGTAAGGGACAACAGGAAATGAAGTGGACAAATCATCCGCGTATTTTCTTAGAAGTTGTTATGGTGCAATTGTGTCAACAGTTTATGATGCAAGCAAATGGTACAGATCGTTTGCAAGCAATTATGAACAGGATGCAGCAACTGGAGAAAGAGTTAGAGCAAGTCAAAAAGAACGGTGTGCCAGCTGGTGTACAACAAGAAGTAAGAGAGACACGTGCAACACCAAAACCGGTACGAACAGGAAGTATGAAAATTCCTGTCGGACGTGTAAATGAAGTATTAAAACAAGCGAAGCGTCAAGATTTAGAACAATTAAAAGCTGTATGGGGTGAGTTGTTAGGAAGACTCAAATCATATAACAAAGTAGCGTTTGCCGTTTTACTAGAAAATAGCGAACCGGTGGCAGCTTCAGATGACACTTACGTTTTAGCATTTCAATATGAGATTCACTGTAAGATGGCGAGCGAAAATCGAGAAGCTATGGATACAGTAGAACAAGCTTTATTTGAATTGCTAAGTAAAAGGTTAAATATGATTGCCATTCCCAAAAGTGAATGGGGTAAAATCCGTGAAGACTTTTTACAACGTGAAGGTGGAGAGTCTGAAGAAAGTCCGGAGAAAAAGGAAGACCCTCTTATAGAAGAGGCAGTGAAATTAGTAGGGCAAGAACTCATTGAAATAAAAGAGTAA
- a CDS encoding DUF3797 domain-containing protein, protein MDLIIQTFPLDGKTLYYVQCPVCKNNRILNSGANVSRIISDDTFRKLCGCTCDVKPAKSKVEAPKQVKKAAVKKEAAPKRTGKVLTAVINGKEMTVKEIAEAYDISTSTVRQRINAGKPESEIIAPTKKK, encoded by the coding sequence ATGGATCTTATTATACAAACGTTTCCTTTAGATGGAAAAACTTTATATTATGTACAATGTCCTGTCTGTAAGAACAATAGAATTTTAAACAGTGGTGCAAACGTATCACGCATTATTAGTGATGATACATTCCGTAAACTTTGTGGTTGTACTTGTGATGTAAAACCAGCTAAGAGTAAAGTAGAGGCGCCAAAACAAGTTAAAAAAGCGGCTGTAAAGAAAGAAGCAGCTCCAAAACGTACAGGTAAAGTATTAACGGCAGTAATTAACGGTAAAGAAATGACTGTTAAAGAGATTGCTGAAGCATACGATATTAGTACAAGTACTGTTCGTCAGCGCATTAACGCAGGAAAACCTGAGAGTGAAATTATTGCTCCAACAAAGAAGAAGTAA
- the recR gene encoding recombination protein RecR, with protein sequence MHYPEPISKLIDSFMKLPGIGPKTAVRLAFFVLDMKEDDVLGFAKALVNAKRDLAYCSVCGHITDRDPCYICNDSHRDQSVVCVVQEPKDVIAMEKMKEYQGVYHVLRGAISPMEGIGPEDINIPQLLKRLHDETVQEVILATNPNIEGEATAMYISRLLKPTGIKVTRIAHGLPVGGDLEYADEVTLSKALEGRREV encoded by the coding sequence ATGCATTATCCAGAACCAATATCAAAACTAATCGATAGTTTTATGAAGTTGCCAGGTATCGGACCGAAAACAGCGGTTCGATTGGCGTTTTTCGTATTAGATATGAAAGAAGATGACGTGTTAGGTTTCGCGAAAGCACTTGTAAATGCGAAGCGAGATTTAGCGTACTGTTCTGTATGCGGACATATTACTGATCGTGATCCTTGTTATATTTGTAATGATTCACATCGAGATCAATCAGTTGTTTGTGTCGTGCAAGAACCGAAAGATGTAATCGCGATGGAAAAAATGAAAGAGTATCAAGGTGTATATCATGTGTTACGTGGTGCGATTTCTCCTATGGAGGGAATTGGACCGGAAGACATTAATATCCCACAACTCTTAAAGCGACTACATGATGAAACCGTACAAGAAGTGATATTAGCAACAAACCCTAATATTGAAGGGGAAGCTACAGCCATGTATATCTCCCGCCTCTTAAAACCTACAGGCATTAAAGTAACTCGTATTGCGCATGGTCTGCCAGTTGGTGGAGATTTAGAATATGCAGATGAAGTGACACTATCCAAAGCGTTAGAAGGTCGCAGAGAAGTATAA
- a CDS encoding isochorismatase family cysteine hydrolase: MKNTALLIIDMINDFQFSHGPILAKKCETITNPILQLKKKMKSFGYPIIYVNDHYQLWRSDIDQLITHCTNEYSENIIHKIAPNSDDYIFIKPHYSAFYETPLNSLLGYLKIENLILTGVAGNICILFTANDAHMRNYTLYVPQDCIASNNDQDNIHALKIMETTLKANITSSTKIKFN; encoded by the coding sequence ATGAAAAATACCGCCTTGCTCATTATCGATATGATTAATGACTTTCAATTTTCCCACGGACCCATTCTAGCTAAAAAATGCGAAACTATAACAAACCCTATTTTACAATTAAAGAAAAAAATGAAATCCTTCGGCTATCCTATAATTTACGTTAATGACCATTATCAACTTTGGAGATCTGATATCGACCAACTTATTACTCATTGCACAAATGAATATAGCGAAAATATAATCCATAAAATTGCTCCAAATTCTGATGATTACATTTTTATTAAACCACATTATTCCGCTTTTTATGAAACACCTTTAAATTCATTACTAGGTTATTTAAAAATAGAAAATCTAATATTAACAGGGGTTGCTGGAAATATATGTATCCTATTTACAGCTAATGATGCTCATATGAGAAATTATACATTGTATGTACCACAGGATTGTATCGCCTCTAACAACGACCAAGATAATATACATGCCTTGAAAATAATGGAAACTACATTGAAAGCAAATATAACATCATCAACCAAAATAAAATTTAATTAA
- the tadA gene encoding tRNA adenosine(34) deaminase TadA, which yields MKQDQDIYFMQLAIEEAKKAEEIQEVPIGAVIVLDGEVISVAHNLRETEQRSIAHAELLAIDEACKKLGTWRLEDATLYVTLEPCPMCAGGIVLSRVKRVVYGASDPKGGCAGTLMNLLTDERFNHQCEVVSGVLEEECGTLLTNFFRELRKKRKAIKKLGGNTEN from the coding sequence ATGAAACAAGATCAAGATATTTATTTTATGCAATTAGCGATAGAAGAAGCTAAAAAGGCAGAGGAAATACAGGAAGTACCAATTGGAGCAGTTATAGTGTTAGATGGTGAGGTAATTAGTGTTGCCCATAATTTAAGAGAAACTGAGCAAAGATCAATAGCTCATGCTGAGTTGCTAGCGATAGATGAGGCATGTAAAAAATTAGGGACATGGCGTTTAGAAGATGCAACATTGTATGTAACATTAGAACCTTGTCCAATGTGTGCCGGTGGAATTGTTTTATCACGAGTGAAGCGAGTTGTATATGGTGCAAGTGATCCGAAGGGCGGATGTGCAGGAACATTGATGAATCTTTTAACGGATGAACGCTTCAATCATCAATGTGAAGTAGTATCTGGTGTACTAGAGGAAGAATGCGGTACGTTGTTAACGAACTTTTTTAGAGAGCTTCGTAAAAAAAGAAAAGCGATAAAAAAATTAGGGGGAAATACTGAGAACTAA
- a CDS encoding pro-sigmaK processing inhibitor BofA family protein — protein MNSTIIIVGILTLVFIFLVFGVASKPLRFIGKVIFHVTLGIALLFIVNVIGTYFDFHIPINMGTAAITSLLGLPGVAALVIIKLYIMPR, from the coding sequence ATGAATTCTACAATTATTATTGTTGGCATTCTTACTTTAGTATTTATTTTTCTTGTTTTTGGTGTTGCCTCTAAGCCATTACGTTTTATAGGTAAGGTGATTTTTCATGTTACTTTAGGAATAGCGTTGCTTTTTATCGTAAATGTTATAGGGACATATTTTGATTTTCATATCCCGATTAACATGGGTACAGCAGCAATAACGAGTTTATTAGGCCTACCCGGTGTGGCAGCATTAGTGATTATTAAGCTTTATATCATGCCAAGATAA
- a CDS encoding YaaL family protein — protein sequence MFFQKKGKLRKEYDDKLIVLLEKVKNEWLRQKRMVEQSVEPSQDVICSLKIAEAKYFFLLKEAKRRPVKMEQW from the coding sequence ATGTTCTTTCAAAAAAAGGGTAAATTGCGTAAAGAGTATGACGATAAGTTAATTGTACTTTTGGAAAAAGTGAAGAATGAGTGGTTACGTCAGAAGAGAATGGTCGAACAAAGTGTAGAACCGTCTCAAGATGTCATTTGTTCTTTGAAAATAGCAGAGGCGAAATATTTCTTTTTGTTGAAAGAAGCAAAGCGTCGTCCTGTAAAAATGGAACAATGGTAA
- a CDS encoding deoxynucleoside kinase, with amino-acid sequence MNLRQKYDIPNDAVITIAGTVGVGKSTMTTALANALGYRTSFEKVDSNPYLDKFYADFTRWSFHLQVYFLAERFKEQKRIFEYGGGFVQDRSIYEDTGIFAKMHHEKGTMTETDYETYKGLFDAMVMTPYFPHPDLLIYLEGSFDDIVDRIQERGRPMEQQTPIEYWKEMHGRYENWINNFNSCPVLRLNINEYDILKDGDSIEPIIKKIGHFLKQTRKLVK; translated from the coding sequence ATGAATTTAAGGCAAAAATATGATATACCCAATGACGCAGTAATCACTATCGCCGGAACGGTAGGTGTGGGTAAATCAACTATGACAACTGCATTAGCTAATGCTTTAGGTTATCGCACATCATTTGAAAAAGTAGATTCCAATCCATATTTGGACAAGTTCTATGCGGACTTCACTCGCTGGAGCTTCCACCTACAAGTGTACTTTTTAGCAGAACGATTTAAGGAACAAAAAAGAATTTTTGAATATGGTGGCGGTTTTGTTCAAGATCGTTCCATTTACGAAGACACTGGAATTTTCGCAAAGATGCATCATGAAAAAGGGACAATGACGGAAACTGATTATGAAACATACAAAGGTTTATTTGACGCTATGGTCATGACTCCTTACTTCCCTCATCCAGACTTATTAATTTACTTAGAAGGTTCTTTCGATGATATTGTCGATCGTATTCAAGAACGCGGGCGCCCAATGGAACAGCAAACACCAATTGAGTACTGGAAAGAAATGCATGGACGTTATGAAAACTGGATTAACAACTTTAATTCATGCCCTGTATTACGCTTAAATATTAATGAGTACGATATTTTAAAAGATGGTGATTCAATCGAACCAATCATTAAAAAAATTGGCCATTTTTTAAAACAAACACGTAAACTTGTAAAATAA